A window of Solanum stenotomum isolate F172 chromosome 9, ASM1918654v1, whole genome shotgun sequence genomic DNA:
accACATCTGTGTGCCCTTTATTAGCTGCTAAGTGAAGtgcaatttcatttttattattggtaAAGCACAACAATTCAAAAGTAATACTGTTGCTTTGTTCCAAATAACCTGATTGTCCATAGAGGGCTGCGACGTGGAGGGCTGTGTTGCCCTTTGGAGTGACCTGGTACTCATTTCTTTCATCCCTTATCACATCATCAACAAGTAGAAAAGTACCACCTCCTGTATTGCCTTGCTTAGCAGCAATGTACAACGTTGGGTTCATTATTCGCCCAAATTATGATCTTTGCTTTCTCAGGGTGAAACTCTTAAGTCTTTGCTGAGTCTTTGTTtaagaataacaaaaatactATACAAATTTCAGGGTCATCCAGTTCACATGGTTCCAAGTCAACTTGTATTATTATTACATTGATTGATTTCGAAAGTCTGATCAACAACCGCATAGAAACATCTCTTttccaaatttaaaaaaatgaaagaaaaaagaatgaagaaaatttTAACAGTGACGACCAATATACTAATTAAAAGTAAACAAACCAAAAAGAAGAGGTCTTGTAATATTTAGAGAAAATGGCCTAAAACCCCCCAAATTATACCCGAAAtccaactacacactccaacttTATGGGTGTCCTATTACCTACCTGAACtttatatttctctattttatacACACCTAAGTGCTGACCTGTCATGGGAGGTGTTCTCACCTCCTCTAGGCGCGTTAGAAGGTTAATTTTGACTAAAAATTCCTCCTTCTCCAACGGTCATCTTCCCTACCTTTAAATAAACCATTATTTCTTCTTTCCCACCATTAACCCTTGttccttttataaaaaaatcacaatttccTCTCAAAATTAAGTAGGGTTTAGTTGTTAATGTTCATTTCTacttcaaatcttgaatttagGTTTTGTAATCTGCTCTAATTTCTTATTTAAGtctctaatttgaattttgaattttctcgaaattcatcaaaaatggCAAATAAAAACTTGAATAAGCTTTGTATAGATGAATCAGACCCAATGCTCAACGCTGTAGTGAGATGCGAACACGGAATTTTGTTGAATTTGCAAACTTCTTGGTCGAAATTAAATTCGGGACCTAAAATTTTGAGCAGACTTCCAAAATTTTGTTTGCCTGAGCTCCGGTGAGTTCGCCTGAATTACAACCTCTGTTCATATCGATTTTACTTACATAATTGGGTGCGCTAGGTTGAGGGGATTCCAGCATAGTGATTTGTTTCTCCTGAATCTCAGTTATCGCCGGTGAAACTCCGTTTGAGTTGAGAGGCGATTTTGGCAATTCTCCCCCCAAAATTGCCTGAGCAGATCTCTCAAACGGTAAGATAGAATGTTGTGATTTTGTAGGATTAGGTAGATCTTGAGGTGTAGATTCCATTCCATCAATTGGAACGATCTGAATCACTCCAGATTTGACTAGGGAAATAATTTCTTGCACCCACTTTAACTCCTCCTCCGAAAGATGAACAGTGATCGCTGGAATGTAATTCAAATTCGAGGAGTTGTGGTTGGAATTTGAGGGTGATTCTTGTTGGAGAAGATCTGTCTCCTCCATGGGTATATTTTCGCATTGGTCTGAAGGTTGTCTGATCGTCGCCGGCGGCGCTATGGCCATTCCGGTGGAACTGTCAACCTGCGCTCTTAGTTACCAGAGCGCATTACTAATGGAGAAGGATTGAAAATGAGAAACGAGgatttgttttgttcttttacGTTTTAGGAGAGAAATGgggaaaaaacaagaaataggAGTTGAAGAGGCGGGGGACCCAGTGCGTGGAATCACGCAGGCCTAATTATTTGGTTTATGTGTTGAGGTCAGCACTTAGGTGTGTATAAACTAGAGAAATATAAAGTTCAGGtgggtaataggacacccgtaaagttggagtgtgtagttgggatTTCGAGTATAGGTTGGGGGgtttttagaccattttctctaatAGTTATAAAAATCATTTGTACTGATTGAGTAATGCCATACTGGTCCATCAACTTGCagaattatttgtatatatacatatcttaaCTAATGAAGTCTTCACTGAGTCGAACCCGCTTCCTACATTGCTTAAGAGAAATAcagaatttgaatgaaattaCTTGCTCTGCCTAACCCGCTTCCTACACTATAGCTCCACACCGGCTTATCAATTGCGTCTTTGTTATTTTGGTAAGTTTCATATGTCATTAATTTGGGTTTGTAAGCTCTTCATAAACAATTGTTGTCATCCACATTgatattctttcaattttacaaCAAAAACATACATTTCCAGTGTGATCCCACAAGCGTGGTGTGCGGAGGGTGGGGTGTACACTGACCTTGTAAAGTAGACACAACTCTGTATAAAAGTTCTATAGAAAGTTTGAGATCACAAGGCTCAGTATTCTTCATGGAATTGAACTCATAGGATACCTAGAAATTATATGCAACATATCTTTATTGAACATAAGTTAATCAGAAGAATATCAAATACATTGCTAGCTGCATCTTTAGAATGATGAAATCTTATTGTCACACAATGGATCTGTTCAGATTATCTCTAGGCATGTTTTTTAGGAAGAAGAATCATAAAGCAGACCATATAGAAAGAGATGCCATCGATAACGCATACAGTAACGGCAAGATCAACTACTAAAGTAGCATACATACCAGTTGCAAATTTATGATCTTTGGTAAGTCCTTTAGTTTCTCTGAATGAAACATTATATAGGAAAACTATTAGACTCTTAATGGTGAAGTCTCTGCTGAGTCTTTCTTTTTAGAATAGAACTATACAAGGCAATTTGGAGGTACCTTGTGGGAGGTAATAGGTATCTGGTAGAATTAGTCGAGGTCCAAACATCATggccatataaaaaaaaaagatgctaGTTGTAGCTAGAAATTATGAATTTGGAGGTCCTCAATCTCTTCCTTTAGTGATGATGTTATCATTAGCAACATTCAGCTCTATactataaataaacataaaaaaacacTCAAGTGTGGAGAGAACTGAGAGGTCGGTGTGtaagaaaaaatagtttgtgagaaaaaataaagagaatgaACAATGTTATCATAAGGTGtttaaattaaaagtgagtTAGAGTATTTATTTTGAGTATTGTATTCGTCACTATAAGGTGTAACATTTCTCATTATAGTGGACATGAGCGGTTCAATACTTTTGATGGCCTAAAATTGAATTTCGAGGGAAGGtcctaatttatttaaaatctatttcCTGCCGTTCTTCGCAGCATTGTACAATATTGGatccattatttatttttctgattACCAAATTCACTCAAATTATGGACTTGTGAGTCCTTTGGATGAAACAttattatctatcatatcaagCTTGTTAAGGTAacatgaaaaatagaataataaccTCCTATAATAGAGTAAATTGAATTAATAATGTATACTTGAATCatgttaagttttttttttttggatgaagaAACATATTAAGTTATATGTACACTTGTGAATTAAATTGTTATAGTAGCATGTTAGTTAACTACTTATACAAAGTTACCAATCAATATTTTTGCTTTTGCTTTTCCTTTATTAAGCTATGACCAAACAAAttgtctttcttctttttctttttgtctgtCATGGGTTTATCAGTCTGCCATGGAATTTCTTGTTGGAGGGGACCTTTTTTAGCAATGTAAAGTCCGACGCAACATCCTCGTCTATCTCATCCCGCATACTAAAAGACCCCTTAATCTCTAAGTTTGTATGGAACTTATATCAATCTAAATTAGTTATAGATGAAACTTACCTATCCCTATCCCTTTTATTTCCTTATGTCAGTTCTATCCCTTTTATTTCCTTATGGGATTCTCCTTTGATCAACATTTTCTACTCAAACTACCTCATATAATGTCTCATAATTTAGACATATAACtctattttagatatttgaGTTATTTTAGGATAGGACGGGTCTTTATAGGGAGGGGTGCGACAGGCtaattttcaagaaatactAAATGGGGCAGGGCAGGGCGTGTCAAGGCTTGCTCTACCCTGTCCTACCCTACCCCGCCCCAATTGCCATCACTACATGCGATAACTAGTAAAGTAGGCCCAACTCTCGATACAAGATTTATGGAAAGTTTGCGATCACAAGGCCCAATATTTGTTATGGGAATCAGACTGATAAGTACATCATCTATGTAGGGACTTCATCAAATATGAAGATAGCAAAAAGATACAATTGATCATAGCTGGAAATATTGTCCAACATCAAACACATTGCTTCATCTTTAGAACATAAGTTTCAAATTTTTGGAAATGTGCTGCTGATTTTCCGGTTTGGATTTTGTAGATCACTGAGTAGTATATGTTTAGGAAGGGGAATAAGAACAACATCCGCCGGTCACACGGTGAAATGGGAGCCAATAAGAGCCATTATGGTTTTGTTTAAGTTTCATCTGTAGATAATTTGAGTTAACTACCAGATTTTTTGTTGTTCCAGTGAGGAAAGCTGAaaaaaggcccaaaatagtcTCTATTCTTTGAGGTCGAGCACTAATAGTCGTCCATCTTACCAAAATTAGTGCACATTTAGTCATAGGTCACTGATTGCGTCCATCTTAACTAACAGAGTCTCGGTCATTATCATTATATAGACTAGATCTAAAGAAAATAGGGCAATGAGTTGTTAGAATGAATGAATGAGGTCGCCGCTTCTCCCTATGAAAACTAACCTTAGTGTCCATGTCGCGGTGTATTAATCTTCACAAAAAGAAATGATTCTGTTCTTTGCGATATATTCAGTATATGTCAAATCTACTCCTAACCAGTGGCAAAATCACAAATTTCACTAAGAGTTTTCAATTGCGTGTTCAAAATTGTATTATATAGAGTATAATCATCCGATGAAGGAGGGTCAATTGACCATCCTCCGATGGTTGTAGCTCCACCCTTGATGCCAATGATATCAGTTGACCATTCCATATAAAAATTGAGCAGCCTGAAATGTTAAGATATTCTAAACATAAAGACTCAACAAAAACTACATTAAGATATACACTTCTACTAGTTCATGGACCAGTATGGCATGCATTTCAAGATATTTTAAAACTAGGCTTTACACATATTCGGCCCTTAAACTTGCCATGCtatttcatttagacactcAAACTAAACTTTGTTCTAATTGAACACTGCGACTTCTATTAAGTGTTTCAATTAGACACTTTCGATTTACATTTTGGAActcttttttgtgtgtgttccCCGCAAAAACTTAAGATGTTCTCAACTTGAGGTTGATGCATATAATTAAAGGAGAACATATTTTATATGGTTAAGTTAACTAAATCATAGATGAATGAAAACACGCGTaaaagtattttcaaaatttgaatagaAAGTGTGTAATATTGGAACACTTTATTAGGCATTGAGGTGTTCAATTGAAACATGACTTAGTTCGAGCGGTAAAGTTTAAGGGGGTGGCTATGTATGAAGCCTTAAAACAAATACTCAGCAAAGACTTCATTAAGATACACATTCATGTACTCTATTGGTAcaaaagatttttattatttaataaaacaaaCTAAGCTCTCAGCTTCATTTtggttttatttgtttttagaCTCAGCAAAATTTGATGTTTACTGCTCTAATGTTTGTCACCAATGAATTTTTGTCGTAGTCTTGTTTCTATTACTATCTGTTGTTTCGGTATTACCTATTGTTTCTTGTTCTTATATTATGTCTTTTTTCCAGATTGTTTGAGTCTTGAGGCGGGGATCTACTTCACTTTTGAGGTAGTGCTATGGAGTATGGACTGCGTACACTCTATCCTCCCCAGACCCACTTTATGGGAATATACttggtatgttattgttgttgtagagTATTTTGTGGGTAACACAATCTTCATCTCCCCTTCCATTTTCTTGCTTTCTTTGTACCTCCTGTTTCGTCACAGTtaatatactttatttttttcatgttgtaAGAAAACAGGTCTTATAATATGGTGTGGTTGGGTTTGATGATGACTCTATCAAAGTTAATGCGACTATAAAGAACTATTTAAATGCATTTTTTAAAGACATGAGATTCAAATCGAAATTACTAAATTCTATCGAactcgtaccttagcctccgAAAACATGGGTTGGTGCAGGGTTACTGGTCCAACTTGGCATCTCTAAGTCAAGTTGTAATATTTTTTCCCTCGGATATTTGTTAGTTGTTACTATCAATAAAGTCAGCTGGCCACACCATATCAAATTGACCAGCCTGGTATCTTAAGATATTCTAATTTAAAGACTCCACAAAGACTTCATTAAGAAATACACTAATTCTACAAGTTCATGAAAAATAGGGGCTTTGGAGTAACTCGTAAGTTGTTGCAATGTGAGATCGGGAGGTCACATGTTCAAGTCGTGGAAACAAGCTCTAGCAGAAGTGTAAGGGTTGCACAAAATAGACCCTTGTGGTTCGGCCCATTCTCGAACCCCACACATAGGCATGCATTTTAAGATGTTTTAATACAAATAGTCATCAAATGACTTTGATTAAGATACACACTTCTGACGTTCTTGTACCTGCCTGCCATTTTAAGATATTCTAATGCAAAGACTTAGGTAAATGGAgttcatcaatatatatatatatatatatatatatactccatCCATTAGGTTACATTTAGTTGTTATCGCAGGTAACCCGTCTTATTTTGAAGATACAAATTCCATATTTTGTGCAATGCATTTTAAATTGATACCACAAAAGATTGTTAATTACTATATTGTTCCTCCCCTTCGTCACAAttaatgtttcttttttctttttacgtTAATAATAACACACTCAGTCTAATCCTACAACTAAGGTTTGGAGAAGGTAGGTTGTATGCAGATTTTACCTCTACCTTTATGGGGTAAAGAGActgtttccaatagaccctcggctcaaaagGAATGTTATCAAAGTAAGACagcaagaaaaatataaaaaccaaATAGCAAGACACagagaaaataaaacaacaaatagtgCGACACATAGAATAGGAGACTACACAATTACTAAATACTACTGCAATGATGAGAAGAGGAAAAGGAGGAGGCTATCCCCCTACTCTCCCCACATGAAGTGCGACCAAAACCcgactacctactaaccttctacctctacctctcttAACTATTGCTACAACCAACCTCTCACATCTCCTAATTGGCGTACCCTCGCACCTCCTCTTCACATGACGGAACCACCTTGGCCTCACTTTTCTTATCTTGTCCGGCATGGAGCCACTCCTACCTTGGTACCAAACAACTTTATTCCTAATCATATCTCTCTTAGTGTGCTCACACATTTATCTGAGCATCCTCATTTCAATTATCTTCATCTTCTGGACGTGAGCTTTCTTGACTGACCATCACTCTACCTGTACATCTCTACCTCATAAGTTTTACATCACTAAAAGTcattttaatcttattaataaTCAAATACATTGtaagaaaacaaattttatatgGGTTGATGAAGAGGCTCTCAAAgtcaatataattataatagaaataattaatttggccTCCAGATGCAAGCCAACAACTTCTAATAATGTAAGCTAGCTGGCCACACCATGTGAAATGGATGAAACCTGAGActaatttaaatgttttatattcTATTCTAAACTAAAAGAAAGGCTCAGCAGAAGGGATAAACAGTGtaattttccgacgaagggTGTCAATTATCACCCCTTTGCATATGGTGGCTCCGCCATTGCTTTGGAGGGGGCAAAAATTAAAGACCACcctaaaaaaaaacttgtaacGTAGGTTGATCATAGCTGGAAATTATATGCAACATCAAACACATTGTTGCATCTTTAGAACATAAATTTATCGGAAGAATATCAAATACATTGCTAACTTTTTTTAGGAAGAAGAATCATAGACAAGCAGAAAACAATGAAAGAGATGCAGCCAATGGAACAGACAGTAACAGCGAGACCAACTGAATGTTCTAAAGTAACATACATACCAGTTGCAATTGCAACTACAACTGCTGCCATTGCGGAAATCTGCAATGCAATTGCCATATTATAAATCTGGATAATAACTGTTAACTTCGTTACAGCTGATATTGCATTTGCTGCCATGGCAAAGTAGGCAAATAGAGCACCAGAGGAGCATGCAAAGGCGATGGCATTTGAAACAGCAAATGCACGGAATGCTGTTCTCCTTAATAGAATTGCCATCCCTTTGTTAGGGCTATTAGTATCGCTTTCAAAACCTCCTGGCAGTGTTAAACCAGCTGTGAAGGTCACAGTCATTAATAGGGTGGCCACAACTAAATGCATTTGAGCTGTCTTCATAATAATTTCGACTACTTTTTCATCTCGCCCTGCTCTGTCTTCATGATCATTACCCTCCGACTCCGCCTGTGGTTCCTGGAACCACCAACATCATCCCGCTTGTTGCAGAGAATAAGTGCCGCAGGAGTGTTTCTAGAACCCCAGACTTGACTGTTTCTATAACCGCAGACATGgccattcttatttatttaggCTATTATATATCTAAATTTGTGATCTTGGTAATTCCTTTGCTTTCTCTGGAAGAAAGATTATATAATAAAACAATTACACTTCAATGAAAGAAATAAGTTAATAACTTTCAGCAACACTTCAATCCCTGCCccataatttcatattttagatTTGTAAAATATCACAATGAACAACTTAACTAGCAATGATAAAGAGTTAACAACAAACAAGGGTAATCATATATATCTAGAATAAGTTTGGTAATTGGAGCTCAAAGAATTGCAAAGTTGATTTTAATTCCAAACTAAGAAATAATTGAAACCAACTATGATGTGCAAGAAGGAATCTGTAAAACACAAAGAAACAGACACCTATATAGAAATGATAGCAGGAGTCTAAAACTATTACTTTTAGAGAGAAACTTAAGCAGGAATCAACACAACAAACATTGAACCAAACTTTAACCTAGAAAAAGCAGAAAGCAAAGTGATAATTAGGGAAAACTGATTACCTTTGTGGGCAGCGAGACATCGAGTTCGAGAACGCTTTCCACCACAACTGATGAACTCTAAGACTGAAAATCCCAAGCTATTGGAGGTTTCTTCAGTCCCAAATTTCGTGTCTCTAAAGTTGCCCATGAATAGTGTAGGAggggttttttatattttttaaaattcaaacgTTCCTTTGAGAAGATAAGGCTGAGGATAAGGAAATGGTACAAATCTCCAATGGAAGCCATCCGATTTAGAGCTAGGACGAAGAGAGACGCGAGATTGAGACACCTACACTGGTTGTGCGAAAAAAAGAAAGGATGAGGAGACGTCGTTTTGAGCTGGAGCTCGTACGAATTGTCCAGAGTAATTGGGGGGAAGAACAGTGACCGGCGTATACAAATTGTTGTATGTAATGTAATGGTGGGTCAAATGGCAGACAGGCATcttgtttgtatatgtataatgtttagataattgtatatatataattactgTATTAATGATTGTATTTGTTTATttgcataaaattaaaatttatatacaattgaatcgaaataaaatatttgtatattaaatatCTCTCTCGCTTTAAACAACACAAATTATGCATTGTAAATTTGTATAAtgtgtgtttgtataaaacgagaaagagagaaatgcAAAAGAGAACTGGTAGCGGAAAATCTGTTTTTGTATAGTTACTAGATAATTTCAAGCCCGTGATACGGGCCCAATATAATGAAAGGCCCATTTACGGGTTCAAtattacaatattatatatatttataatagaaatttaattagttttcaaaaagaaaaattattatgacattttcaaataaacatgatacaaataataataaaatatcagaTGCTCCAGTGCTCATTATAACATCatgtcaaatatatatattcgaattaaataattaatttaatggtattctttttctattttatttgaaaattattcaagagaatagattaaaattattctcaatatattaacaatttcataaaatatatgaaGCAATAAATTCTACTATTCACCTATAGATTAATTTTGAATACacttataaatttgttttaaaggtgtttaacaaacaaaaataatgaccTACTTGATGAAAATTAGAATGAATCATCTCATTATTTACAAGTgataaaggataaaaaaaaaagttatgactttatATCTTGtctttatattcattaaaattaGGAGAACAATCTAGTATAGtaacgattttttttttctaaagtaaTTTATATACCCGATGAATGAATGTTATACCTCAAATAATGAGatgttaaaaatattaacaaaagttAATATAGTTATAGATTGCAGTAATTTATATAACttgataaaaatgattttaactgatgataaaataatagtacttaataaataatatatgtttctcaataaattatataatggCATGTATGTTCTATGAAATTTTGGGATTATacataaaaagagaaatcaagTAAATTAGATACTTCAACAAGTATCTTTACAATCCAGAAAGAAAAGCAACACCATGAAATTGAAAAGTCTAAAGAGAAccaaagaaaatgacataacatgctccaaaatttttgaaaattttgttcttgaagaGCTTGCTCACTGATTGCATTCCTTATGAATTACGCCTTTTGAGAATTGCAATTGTGATTGATATTGGATTTAACATATTAACTGGTTCATTATCATATTCATTAGAATGTTTGAAAAATGTGGATCAattgaattttgttgaaaatttgttAGATGGACAAGTTCCAGAAGTGATGTGTTCACTAAGAAATAATGAATTATACTTTTGTCTTATAATTGTTTTACAGAAGTAGGGCCATTAGGGaatagatgaaaaatgaagttctTAATGTTGAAAAAATTGTGTTATTAGTCTTCCTAATAAGAGATTTATACTGAAGTGTGTAATATTTCgaactatttaattttcttgttatcatttttggtagatttttgttagcgtaaaattacatttttacccTTGATCCTAacataattcacttaatatataaaaagatgtttctagaattatttactatctttcttaatagatttttgttagaatgaaattatatttttacccTTGGTCGTCctacatattattaatttttatcacacttatttcttttcaagtaTATTAATTAGAGCCAAAATAAaggtgaaaataattaattcataatgaatttttatattaaagtagGCATTTTTGATAAGCAtaatgaatagaaaaaaatattaagcatTAAATTAACGTAATAGTAAAATAGAGTAATGAATAGATATTATAATAactcacaaaagaaaagaaagtgaagtaataacaaaataagttaatggtaataacaataacaaaagatgtttctagaactatttaattttcttgatatCATTCTTGGTAGATTTTTGTTAGCgtgaaattacatttttatccttgatcataattcacttaatatataaaaagatgtttctagaattatttactatctttcttaatagatttttgttagaatgaaattacatttttacccttagTCGTCCTTCCACTTcactcttctatataatagaaataagtgtataggacgaaaatatatgtatttgtatttgtatttatatatacatttttctctcgttttatacaaatagaaacacaatttatatatttgtatttgtataaagtgagagtgGCGAGGGAGATCTGgaagagtggtgagcgagatttcTGGGGAGAGAGGCGATGACATAGTGTTTGCTACGAATTAGAATTAAAGCTGTggttatttcattttatttgaattaatagtttattattttatacaattttccctttaataaaTAACAgatttaaaagtgattttacCAATTATAACATGACTTTCTACTTTtcaatatataacatatattactaacaaataataaattaataaaataaataaaaacaaaaaatagattaagataatttttaatcaactaattaataacgtctttttcttaataataGTATTCTATAACGGATAGGATATCAATACCTTATTTTCTCTCAATTAATTGGTCattatttcagttgttattaaTCTCCTAATTAATAGTATCAATCTCCTATTTTAGTTCttccttttttccttctttctagttattaatttgtttaaaaaatattaccaTGCAATAGTGTTTTTACTGATATcatttttaggtgtttttttttaatttgcaattgttttaaaaaaaattaaaataagcatttttatttttggattatgctctttttctaattttgatagatgaataatatttttttttggtatcaATTTGCATGAAGTGGATAATTAGTTTCTGTTTAAAAGTATAACATCATTTACAATTAgcatcttttatatatatatacataagttaaataaataaaaatcgtTATTAGATTTCATACGAATTTCATActgtaaaatatttatacatgCTATACTaaactgtaacaccccaaaaattttttgaactaaaacTTGAACCGTTCtttgtagtgagtgagatttttgcaaggaatttaaaatttcttgagtatcaccttgagttccaagaagaacttaAGAGAAGAGCATCCAAGTCATTCctagtttttcttaagttttgggttaacttcaaacgaccataactcctattacaagatgagttaggtgagcttcaagatagaaaattaaagcccttcgagtcctctttccaacgccactgagtttgctcaattccgagctctaagtaaaaagttatgacagATTTACTAATATCGCGCAAACCTGGCACCAGCTCCGCGACACGGAGTGAACAAGGACTTCACTGCCTGGTGAAAGATCTTTCCAACTCCCAGCtcgttttaattatttctttaagggtattttagtcctaaaaaacattaggaggtcatctaaattaccctaaacgtgtagaaagtcagttttcttaaatcaaaccctctcatccactccaaagattctacgctcaagaaattcaagaaaagctaaggctagggttcttTTTTCAAAGATTTCCCTTCAAGTTGCTTCAAGAGGATAATTCTTttaggtatgtaagcttccatagtgttgggtttgttcaccaacacgccaatcatgtaaaTTTCAGCGTTAagttcgttctagaaagtttaaaatttgatgttattgatatgtgttcttgaatttgctttcattcttg
This region includes:
- the LOC125877342 gene encoding protein ACCELERATED CELL DEATH 6-like is translated as MAMSAIVETVMSHLFSSTSGMMLVVPPQAESEGNDHEDRARRDEQVVENIMKTAQMHLVVATLLMTVTFTAGFTLPGGFESDTNSPNKGMAILLRRTAFRAFAVSNAIAFACSSGALFAYFAMAANAISAVTKLTVIIQIYNMAIALQISAMAAVVVAIATGMYVTLEHSVGLAVTVCSIGCISFIVFCLSMILLPKKS